AGACACCCCCTAGATTTATTGGGTCACCAAGATTTGTAGCGGCTCATGGAAGTCCATCATTGCTGGATCGAAGAGACCCTCTTTCTAGGTCTGCCAGAAGGTATAAAATAGCTCTCTAACAAATACAAATCATCGGtaccattttgttgtgttctattttatattctatCAATTACAACCTTTTAAGTTCTATGCGTATCTTAGCTTATATTCATTTCAAAGCATTTTCCAAGgagaaataataatagaaatacaattttgcattaaaattaaAGCCTTCTTATGCTTTGAAACAGAGATATATATGTGATAACTATGAACCACTTGACTTAATTTGATGCTTATTAgtagttaaaaataattgttttccATTACTTTtgtaacatgtttgtttgttgcGATTATTGAAAGGAATGTACATGACAgaacataataaatttgttaaagatttgtaatttctttattttcgtTAGAACTTGGATTAAAGGCCCAATAGCCTAGTAGGCAATAAAAATTAAGGTCGTAGTATGTATCGTGCCATTCTCAGACTTCTGTAACTGGCGCACAAGGCACAACCACAGAAGTTGCGTGGCTAAACAGAACTCCTTTGTTTGATGGAATTTGCAGACTTGTGTTCTGTAGTTATAAGTTTCAATATATTGTATTACAATTAGAATTCTTAAAATAACTTCACCATATCCACTCATTTTTAAATATGGGATTTAGATTGTGACACATTGCCaacatttaaacaaatattgacttttttttaggaagtatttttttaattatttaaattattgatgaaGTATCAAAATCCAATTCACTCATTTCAAAATAGATGAATGAGATTTTAGAATTCCATCATAAAGTAACATTGAGACCACTAAGGGAGCAATttggatttcaatttttaattcaGATGACTAGAAATTGAATAAAGTATGGGgtgataaaattttttgtattgatgaaatttatgaacgaatttgagttttattaataCATGGATTTGAAATGGGTAGGTGTGAGATGTCATTTTAAATCCAAATAGTACATCTTGAGCAAAAACCTCTAAAACTCACTTCATGATATACCGTTTGCTAAGAAATTTCAAGTAATTGTTCTTCAAATCCCATTATTTTGAAATCCTTAAATCCAAACATAAcctacgctctgtttgtttcgctGGAAAATATtctataaagatagttttccacattttccagtgtttggtagcacaaaaaaaactGGTCaacggaaaactatctttagtcaatggaaaatcttaataaaaataaggcttattttctataggttgttttccaattttttttttttttgaaaacaatctctctctcacggtacgctctctcactctttctctcttcccttttctttttctttcctcacaCCCTCACTGTCACTAACTCTGGTCTCCCCTCTtccatagatctctctctctctctctctctccatgttTCTCTTCCCCTTTATAACAAAGTTctctaattagattttttccccctcattgctcaataattatttcattcatcTTTACCAACTTGCAAAGGAGAACATATTTGCAatggtaattatttcattcatttctaccaaaatcccaattctttactttgaatttcaaacttgattttatttttttctctaagaaatttttggtttgatggaTTCTAGGTAGTTCTTTTTTGCACATAAAAgtgctaaaaaaatattaaaaataaaaaataagaagaaagaatgaatgaagtaaaagaagaaaattttaaacataatcCCTATACggctctaaattgcttttacatgaGATAATCTTTAcagtaaattaataatattgttatataatgaatgataattgtttaggagAATTGTATTTGTTGGTGGATACATTATGCAGATACTATGCAGTGATAATATATTATGTAGATACattatataaatacataattttgaGTAATATTAAAGACTTGTGGTTGACCATAGTAGGCAATTAGTGTACCAGCAAAAAGATtagacaattaaaagttattgttattTGTACTTATTAGAGATGTATTCCCATATCAATTTTATGTATATAGACAAatggttgatatatatatatatatatatatatatatatatgtatggacATTACTGTCCATATATATGAGTAAGATGAGGAACTTTTCCTTTTTCGTTCTTTTTCCTTGACACCGATGctggaaagaagagagaaggttccttctttttcctttaagtcTAGCACGCgtttttttgaaagtaaaggGGTATTTGATATACtatttcaaacaacaattttcagtttttaaataatattacacttACTTGTTTCTCTGATCTAATGGTTTTCAGGTATCCAACACCTGCTAACATTAGACTGTAAAATGTTCTTGTGAGTGTTTTGTTTGAATCCTTGAAGTAACTAGCTTACTATCAAGGCTTGTAGGGCTTTGTTTCTTGGGGTTCCGGGAAACAGTGAGTGCTTTGAGTGTTTGATCTAACAGTTTTTCTCTATGGACAATATCATGAATGGATGGAAAAAACTATCCCTCTCAGATAGAGAAGGGGGTGAATTCAAATTTCAAGCGCAGCACAAATCTCAAGAGTTCTCGATTGTGGCGAAGTTCTTCACACCTAGAGCTCTAAATGTGGAAGCAATAGCACGCACCTTTAACCCTATCTGGAGATCAAAGAATGGGTTTCAGATCCAAAATCTTGGTGACCATCGATTATTGttcatatttgaaaataaatcagATGTGGAAAGGGTCTTTCGCAATGAGCCATGGAGCTTTGACAAGCATGTTATTGTACTACAATACTTTAACAAAACCCTCCCTTTGCGTGATGTGGTGTTTAAGGAGACTGTTTTTTGGGTTCAAGTGCATGACATACCGATTACATACATGAACCAAGCTACGGCAGAAGCATTGTGTGCATCGATTGGAGAGGTGATACATGTGCCGGGGAATTCTACCTTGGGCGGACGAGGTTTTATGAGGGTCCGGGTTCGAGTGGATGTTACTCAACCCCTTTGTCGTGGTAGAGTGGTGACTTTGGAGAGTGGTGAGCAGTCATGGGTGGCCTTTAAGTATGAGCGACTGCCAATTCTTTGTTATTGGTGTGGACGTCTAAACCATACCGATAAGGACTGTGAAGAATGGATTCAGAGTAATGGCACCCTCAAGCTAAAGGACAAAAGGTATGATTCTAGCATTAGAGCCTTGCCTTTCTATCCCTCAAGCAAAAATTCTGTTTGTGTGCCTGGTTATTTTGAAACACAgaaatagaaaatcaaagagAGGGCGACTTTCACGATGAAATCCAATCGGAGAGGAGAGTCGGATGTCCAGTGCCGGCAACAGGAAAAACCAAATAAGGAAGGTGCGCCTAGTCCGGATGAATTTAATGCTGACTTGAATCCAGACAAGCCGGTTTCACCGCCTATTTTTCAGAGTCAACATGAGGCCGTTAATGATGATACAATCAATCCCATTAATTCAGAGCGCACGTCCAGGGATTCTAATCTGCATGGGGTTAGCCAGCTTCCCGATAATTTATTGGATGACATGGTGGAATTCACTGGGTCTAATGAGGCCCGTGTTGGGCTAAGCCCAACCAGCATTGGAAGTAAAAAGGCTCCACTTGTGAGACCAGGCCTGGTAAGTGAATTCTCAGCTAAATGGGTGAGGATGGCTCGGCCCAATATTCATTACGTAGAAGTTAATAACGTTGCACAGCTGGGAAAGCGCCATGTTGAAGCTTCTTCCTCTGAACATCCAGAAGCAAAGCGTCGTTTGCAACAGAATGAGGCTTCACAGCCACTCTCTTTCTCAACGGTGGAGGCTGCCCAGCAGCCCCGCCGATTCCAATGAGTTGGCTATGCTGGAACGtgcgggggcttgggaaccaacgCACCGTTCATGAGCTTGAATCGATAATGCGGGCGCAAGATCCTGCTGTCCTGTTCTTGGTCGAGACATGGGCAAACGATGATAGGCTTTCTAAGATTTGTGATGACTTGCATTTTGATGAGAAATAGGTAGTTCCAAGAGTGACAAGGGCTGGCGGTTTGGCCCTCTTATGGAAGAACACAATTCAGATTGATGTGGACTCCTCTTCTCTCAATCATATAGACATTATAGTCAACAAAGGGAAGGA
The Quercus lobata isolate SW786 chromosome 10, ValleyOak3.0 Primary Assembly, whole genome shotgun sequence DNA segment above includes these coding regions:
- the LOC115964275 gene encoding uncharacterized protein At4g02000-like produces the protein MNGWKKLSLSDREGGEFKFQAQHKSQEFSIVAKFFTPRALNVEAIARTFNPIWRSKNGFQIQNLGDHRLLFIFENKSDVERVFRNEPWSFDKHVIVLQYFNKTLPLRDVVFKETVFWVQVHDIPITYMNQATAEALCASIGEVIHVPGNSTLGGRGFMRVRVRVDVTQPLCRGRVVTLESGEQSWVAFKYERLPILCYWCGRLNHTDKDCEEWIQSNGTLKLKDKRYDSSIRALPFYPSSKNSVCVPGYFETQK